A segment of the Candidatus Krumholzibacteriia bacterium genome:
CCACCACGTGTACGGCGATGAGAATGTTATACAGCATTGAGTCTTTTTCCTTATGAACCCGGCGGGGCCCGGCCCGCACAAACAAAAATTGCGGTGGCAACCACCGCGAAAGGGCAGCGTATCAGAGCCCCGTCACCAAGTCAACCCGCGCGGGCCCGCCCGCGGGCGGGTTCAAGCACCCGCTGCCGCTGCCGCGATGGCGGCAAAGGAGCGCGCGTCCAGGCTCGCGCCGCCCACCAGCAGCCCGTCGATTTCCTCCCGCTCCAGGAGTTCGGCCGCGTTCTCCGGCTTCGCACTCCCGCCGTACTGGATACGCGCGGCGGCGGCGGTTTGGGGCCCGAAGCGGCCGCCCAGCCAGGCACGAATGGCGCGGTGCATCGCCTCCGCGTCGTCCGGGGTGGCGGTGCGGCCGGTCCCGATGGCCCACACCGGCTCGTAGGCAACGACCGTACGCCCGGCATCCGCCACCGAACGGCCCTCGAAGGCGGCCACCAGCTGGCGCTCCACCACTTCGCGCTCGCGCCCGGCCTCGCGTTCCGGGAGGGTCTCGCCCACGCACAGAACCGGCGTCAGTCCGCCGTCCAGTGCCGCGTGCAGCTTGCGTCCCACCACGTCATCGCTCTCGCCCAGCACGTGGCGGCGCTCGGAATGCCCCACCAGCACGTGGGTCGCGCCGGCATCGATCAGCATCGCTACAGAAACCTCGCCGGTGAAGGCACCCTCCGCCTCCCAGTATAGATCCTGAGCACCCACCGCGGCCGCTGTGCCAGACAGCGCATCGACGAGCGGACGCACGCAGAAGAAGGACGGGAAGATCAGCAGGTCGCAGCGGGAGAGCGCGGGGAGCAACGGCCGCAATGCGCCGGCGAAGGCCACCGCCTCGGGCACGCGCTTGTTCATCTTCCAGTTTGCTGCGATGAGCTTGCGTCGCTGCATGCGGGGTCTAGCCCGTGACCTCGGCCACGTCGCACAACGCCTCCACGCCGGGCAGGGCCCTTCCCTCCATGAACTCCAGCGAGGCGCCGCCGCCGGTGGAGATGTGCGTGTAGCGGTTTGCGATTCCCATCAGGTTGATGGCCGCGACGCTGTCGCCGCCGCCCACGATGGTGGTCGCCCCGCGATCGGTGGCGTCGGCGATGGCGCGCGCCACCGCCTTGGTGCCCTCGGCGAAACTCGGCTTCTCGAACATGCCCATGGGGCCGTTCCAGAATACCGTGCGCGCGGAGAGAATCTGCGTCTTGAACAGGTCCATGCTCTTGGGTCCGATATCCAGCCCGTACCAGTCCTCCGGGATATCGGCGATGGAGACCTCGCGTGCCGGCGCACCATCATCCGGCGCTTCCGCCACCACGGTATCCACCGGCAGCAGCAGGCGCGAGCGGCCGGGCCTGGTGCGCGCCAGCAGCTCCTTGCACATGGGCAGGTAACGCTCGTCGACGATGCTCTTGCCCGTCTCCAGGCCGGAGGCCTTGAAGAAGGTGAACATCATTCCGCCGCCAATTAGCAGCACGTCGACGCGGTCGAGCAACGACTTGATGAGGTCGATCTTGCCCGCAATCTTCGCACCGCCCAGCACCGCCACGAAGGGACGGTTGGGCGCGTTGAGGGCGTCGCCCAGCGCCTTGAGCTCCTTCTCCATGAGGAACCCCGCCGCGCGAACGGGTATGTACTCCGCCACCCCGGCGGTCGAAGCGTGCGCGCGATGCGCGGTCCCGAACGCGTCGTTCACGTAGACGTCGCCCAGTGCCGCCAGTTCCTTTGCGAACGCTGGCGAGTTCTCCTCCTCGCCGGCGTGGAAGCGAAGGTTCTCGAGCAGCAGGATCTCGCCGTCCTTCAGCGTTGCGACCTTCTGGCGCACGTCTTCGCCGACGCAATCATTCACGAAGCGCAGCGGGTTCTTCACCAGCTCCGCCAGCCTGCGCGCCGCCGGCGCCAGGCTCAGCCCGGGCTCCCGCTGCCCGCGCGGGCGCCCCAGGTGGCTCATGAGAATGAGCCGGCCGCCGCGGTCCACCACGTCGCGGATGGTGGGGAGTGATTCCACGATGCGCGTGTCGTCGGTGATGTTGTGGTCGCTGTCGAGCGGAACGTTGAAGTCGACGCGCGCCAGCACGCGCTTGCCCTTGACGTCACAATCACGAATGGAGAGTTTCTTCATGCTGACTTCCTGTCACCGTCCTATGAGACGGAGCATATCCACCATCCGGCCCGAGTAGCCGAATTCGTTGTCATACCAGGCGAGCACCTTGAAGAAGCGATCCCCCACCGCCATGGTGGACTTTGCGTCGAACACCGCCGAATGCGGGTTGCCAATGACGTCCACCGAGACGATGGGATCCTCGGTGTATTCGATTATCTTCTTCATCTTTCCCCTGGCCGCATCGCGGACGGCCGCGTTGATGGCCTCGATGGAGGCGTCCTTCTCCGTCTCAAACGTCAGGTCCACCAGCGATCCGTCCGAGGTGGGTACGCGCACCGCCATCCCATCCAGCCTCCCCTTCAACTCCGGCAGCACCTTGGAAACGGCGCGCGCCGCACCCGTGGTGGTGGGAATCATCGACACCGCAGCCGCACGCGCCCGCCGCAGATCCTTGTGCGGCTGGTCGAGGATGCGCTGGTCGTTGGTGTAGGCATGAATGGTGGTCATGAACCCGCGCTTGATGCCGAAACTGTCATGAATCACCTTGGCAACCGGCGCCAGGCAGTTGGTGGTGCAGGACGCGGTGGAGATGATCTTGTGTTTCTCGCCGTCAAACTGGTCGTCGTTCACACCCATCACGATCATGACGTCGGGATCGGTGGCCGGCGCCGAAATCATGACACGCTTCGCACCCGCGGCAAGGTGCTTGGCCGCGTCGTCGCGCTTGGTGAACAGTCCGGTCGACTCGATGGCAACGTCCACACCCAGCTTCTGCCACGGCAGCTTTGACGGGTCGCGCTCGGAGAGTACCTCGAACTTCTCCTTGCCCACCTGGATTCCCGTCTCCGTCGCCGTCACCTCGCCCGGGAAACGGCCGTGGACAGAATCGTACTTGAGCAGGTGCGCCAGGATCTGCGGACTGGTGAGATCGTTGACCGCCACGATGTCGTAGCCGGGGTCGTTGAACAGGTGCCGAAATACGAGCCGACCAATTCTGCCAAAGCCGTTGATCGCAACCTTGATCGCCATGTGCGTCTCCTTCGCCGGCGGGTGATCGCCGCTCGCGCGGGATTCCCCTCATGTGTGAGATAGGTGATGTGAATCGCGTGTGCGGCAAACACGGCCGGCCCACCGTCCCTCCGAACACCCGCCCCCGGCCGGACCACCAACGTACGTGATGAGCGCCGGATTCGGCAAACCCATCGTGGTGGCAGGGCACGCGACGGCCACTGG
Coding sequences within it:
- the tpiA gene encoding triose-phosphate isomerase; translation: MQRRKLIAANWKMNKRVPEAVAFAGALRPLLPALSRCDLLIFPSFFCVRPLVDALSGTAAAVGAQDLYWEAEGAFTGEVSVAMLIDAGATHVLVGHSERRHVLGESDDVVGRKLHAALDGGLTPVLCVGETLPEREAGREREVVERQLVAAFEGRSVADAGRTVVAYEPVWAIGTGRTATPDDAEAMHRAIRAWLGGRFGPQTAAAARIQYGGSAKPENAAELLEREEIDGLLVGGASLDARSFAAIAAAAAGA
- a CDS encoding phosphoglycerate kinase, whose amino-acid sequence is MKKLSIRDCDVKGKRVLARVDFNVPLDSDHNITDDTRIVESLPTIRDVVDRGGRLILMSHLGRPRGQREPGLSLAPAARRLAELVKNPLRFVNDCVGEDVRQKVATLKDGEILLLENLRFHAGEEENSPAFAKELAALGDVYVNDAFGTAHRAHASTAGVAEYIPVRAAGFLMEKELKALGDALNAPNRPFVAVLGGAKIAGKIDLIKSLLDRVDVLLIGGGMMFTFFKASGLETGKSIVDERYLPMCKELLARTRPGRSRLLLPVDTVVAEAPDDGAPAREVSIADIPEDWYGLDIGPKSMDLFKTQILSARTVFWNGPMGMFEKPSFAEGTKAVARAIADATDRGATTIVGGGDSVAAINLMGIANRYTHISTGGGASLEFMEGRALPGVEALCDVAEVTG
- the gap gene encoding type I glyceraldehyde-3-phosphate dehydrogenase, translated to MAIKVAINGFGRIGRLVFRHLFNDPGYDIVAVNDLTSPQILAHLLKYDSVHGRFPGEVTATETGIQVGKEKFEVLSERDPSKLPWQKLGVDVAIESTGLFTKRDDAAKHLAAGAKRVMISAPATDPDVMIVMGVNDDQFDGEKHKIISTASCTTNCLAPVAKVIHDSFGIKRGFMTTIHAYTNDQRILDQPHKDLRRARAAAVSMIPTTTGAARAVSKVLPELKGRLDGMAVRVPTSDGSLVDLTFETEKDASIEAINAAVRDAARGKMKKIIEYTEDPIVSVDVIGNPHSAVFDAKSTMAVGDRFFKVLAWYDNEFGYSGRMVDMLRLIGR